Proteins from a genomic interval of Lysobacter stagni:
- the ribD gene encoding bifunctional diaminohydroxyphosphoribosylaminopyrimidine deaminase/5-amino-6-(5-phosphoribosylamino)uracil reductase RibD, which translates to MTAFTANDHAMMARALRLAERGAYTTKPNPMVGCVIAQGEEVVGEGWHERAGEPHAEVFALRAAGERAKGATAYVTLEPCAHTGRTGPCADALIGAGIARVVAAMRDPFPQVDGAGFEKLRAAGITVESGLMEAQARALNRGFLSRVQRGRPWFRVKLATSLDGRSALASGESKWISGEASRMDVQRWRARSGAIVTGAGTVLADDPQLTVRLGDDTPFVPPLRVVLDPGLATVARGRVREGDAPTLYLHAPDAKPPRGLQAQTAAVTVREGRFDLDAVLRLLAERGVNEVQLEAGATLAGAFLGAGLVDEVLLYVAPVLLGERARPMFDGLGIDAMTQKLKMSIVESRYLGEDVRLLLRPGSPT; encoded by the coding sequence ATGACCGCCTTCACCGCCAACGACCACGCCATGATGGCCCGCGCGCTGCGGCTGGCCGAGCGCGGCGCGTACACCACCAAACCCAATCCGATGGTCGGCTGCGTGATCGCGCAGGGCGAGGAGGTCGTCGGGGAAGGATGGCACGAGCGCGCCGGCGAGCCGCACGCCGAGGTCTTCGCGCTGCGCGCAGCCGGTGAGCGTGCGAAGGGGGCGACCGCCTACGTGACGCTGGAGCCGTGCGCGCACACCGGACGCACCGGCCCGTGCGCGGATGCGCTGATCGGCGCGGGTATCGCGCGCGTCGTCGCGGCGATGCGCGACCCGTTCCCGCAGGTCGACGGCGCCGGCTTCGAAAAGCTGCGCGCGGCCGGCATCACGGTCGAATCGGGCCTGATGGAAGCGCAGGCGCGCGCGCTCAATCGCGGCTTCCTGTCGCGCGTGCAGCGGGGCCGGCCGTGGTTCCGCGTGAAGCTGGCGACCAGCCTGGACGGACGCAGCGCGCTGGCCAGCGGTGAATCGAAATGGATCAGCGGTGAAGCCTCGCGCATGGACGTGCAGCGCTGGCGCGCGCGTTCCGGTGCGATCGTCACCGGCGCGGGCACCGTGCTCGCAGACGATCCGCAGCTGACCGTGCGCCTGGGCGACGACACGCCGTTCGTGCCGCCGCTGCGCGTGGTGCTGGACCCGGGCCTGGCCACGGTCGCGCGCGGACGCGTTCGCGAAGGCGACGCGCCAACGCTCTACCTCCACGCGCCCGATGCGAAACCGCCGCGCGGTCTGCAGGCGCAGACGGCCGCGGTGACGGTGCGCGAAGGGCGCTTCGACCTGGATGCGGTGCTGCGCCTGCTGGCCGAGCGCGGCGTCAACGAGGTGCAGCTCGAGGCCGGCGCGACCCTGGCCGGTGCATTCCTCGGCGCGGGCCTCGTGGATGAAGTGCTGCTGTACGTCGCCCCGGTGCTGCTGGGCGAGCGAGCGCGGCCGATGTTCGACGGCCTGGGCATCGATGCGATGACGCAGAAACTGAAGATGAGCATCGTCGAGTCGCGCTACCTGGGCGAGGACGTACGTCTGCTGTTGAGGCCTGGATCCCCCACCTGA
- a CDS encoding riboflavin synthase: MFTGIIEGVGRLAATERVGGDVRLTVQVGTLSFDAVRMGESIAVNGVCLTVVAFDANSFAADASNETLALTTLGALDVGDAVNLERAMRPTDRLGGHLVSGHVDGLGRVERIADDARAQRWRFTAPASLMRYIAKKGSICVDGVSLTVNEVDDAGFEVALIPHTVSHTRFAQTQVGDAVNLEIDLVARYVERLLAGRTE; this comes from the coding sequence ATGTTCACCGGAATCATCGAAGGCGTCGGTCGCCTGGCCGCCACCGAGCGCGTCGGCGGTGACGTGCGCCTGACCGTCCAGGTCGGGACGCTGTCGTTCGACGCCGTGCGCATGGGCGAGAGCATCGCCGTCAACGGCGTGTGCCTGACCGTGGTCGCGTTCGACGCGAACAGCTTCGCCGCCGATGCATCGAACGAAACGCTGGCGCTCACCACGCTGGGCGCGCTGGACGTGGGCGATGCGGTCAACCTGGAGCGCGCCATGCGCCCGACCGACCGCCTCGGCGGGCACCTGGTGAGTGGCCACGTCGATGGCCTGGGCCGCGTCGAGCGCATCGCCGACGACGCGCGCGCGCAGCGCTGGCGCTTCACTGCGCCCGCATCGCTGATGCGCTACATCGCGAAGAAGGGCTCCATCTGCGTCGATGGCGTCAGCCTCACCGTCAACGAAGTCGACGATGCCGGGTTCGAGGTCGCGTTGATCCCGCACACGGTCTCGCACACGCGTTTCGCGCAGACGCAGGTGGGCGACGCGGTGAACCTGGAGATCGACCTGGTCGCGCGGTATGTCGAACGGCTGCTTGCCGGTCGCACGGAATAA
- a CDS encoding class I SAM-dependent methyltransferase, giving the protein MSGADFKDHFSGIADAYAQARPEYPDALFDAIAAVVPATAHVWEPGCGSGQATRGLAARFAYVHATEPSAKQLAQHWAQPGTERVTLAVEPGERTALPDASVQLVAVAQALHWFDRARFFAECTRVLVPGGVLAAWGYADFVAPEGMVEAVEAFRARIDPYWPPERAQIDAHYAGYDWPFPALPAPSLWLEAEWSLAHFLRYLSSMSAVARCTVDTGEDPVARYTPALAAAWGDPDEVRTIQWPLFLHLRRKS; this is encoded by the coding sequence ATGAGCGGCGCGGACTTCAAGGACCATTTCTCCGGCATCGCCGACGCCTACGCGCAGGCGCGACCGGAATATCCCGACGCCCTGTTCGACGCGATCGCCGCGGTGGTGCCAGCGACGGCGCACGTGTGGGAGCCCGGTTGCGGCAGCGGTCAGGCCACGCGCGGCCTGGCGGCGCGCTTTGCCTACGTCCATGCGACCGAGCCGAGTGCGAAACAACTGGCGCAGCACTGGGCGCAGCCGGGCACGGAACGCGTGACCCTGGCGGTGGAGCCCGGCGAGCGCACGGCCCTGCCGGATGCCAGCGTGCAACTGGTCGCCGTGGCGCAGGCGCTGCACTGGTTCGACCGGGCGCGCTTCTTCGCCGAGTGCACGCGTGTGCTGGTGCCCGGTGGAGTGCTGGCCGCGTGGGGCTATGCCGACTTCGTCGCGCCCGAAGGCATGGTCGAGGCGGTGGAGGCCTTCCGTGCCCGCATCGATCCCTACTGGCCGCCGGAGCGTGCGCAGATCGATGCGCACTACGCCGGCTACGACTGGCCCTTCCCGGCGCTGCCCGCGCCGTCGCTGTGGCTGGAGGCGGAATGGTCGCTGGCGCATTTCCTGCGCTACCTGTCGAGCATGTCGGCGGTGGCCCGGTGCACGGTTGATACCGGCGAGGACCCCGTCGCCCGCTACACCCCGGCCCTGGCCGCGGCCTGGGGCGACCCGGACGAGGTGCGCACGATCCAGTGGCCGCTATTCCTGCACCTGCGCCGGAAGAGCTGA